The following proteins are encoded in a genomic region of Triticum dicoccoides isolate Atlit2015 ecotype Zavitan chromosome 1B, WEW_v2.0, whole genome shotgun sequence:
- the LOC119331415 gene encoding ribosomal RNA small subunit methyltransferase I-like isoform X3, protein MAALLRLQALFSLTLATPRRLPSHLRCAAAVASPLPRCLPASASNGSPEQRASETDLESGLYLVATPIGNLEDITLRALRVLKCAHVILSEDTRHSGKLLQHYNIKTPLLSFHKFNEREREPIILKRLHEGEAIAVISDAGTPGISDPGMELQLPLFLHRVCQQRNSHLHGRSRKARLEVSAREAVTQIFYVPPHGIHQFLLDAASSFGNSRSCVIAREITKLHEEFWRGTLGEANEAFATRQPKGEITILIDGSSISIDETPSDDFLEHELRELMAKGHALSTAVKLVAEATSAKKKDVYALALKVFGK, encoded by the exons aTGGCGGCTCTGCTCCGCCTCCAGGCCCTCTTCTCCCTTACGCTGGCTACTCCCCGCCGTCTCCCATCCCATCTCCGCTGTGCCGCAGCAGTTGCGTCTCCGCTCCCTCGCTGCCTCCCTGCCTCCGCCTCGAACGGCTCGCCGGAGCAGCGGGCCTCGGAAACG GATTTAGAGTCGGGGTTGTATCTAGTGGCGACACCCATTGGGAACCTCGAGGATATCACCTTGAG ggcattacGTGTTCTGAAATGTGCTCATGTGATACTCTCTGAAGACACAAGGCATTCTGGAAAGTTACTTCAGCATTACAACATCAAAACACCTCTT CTCAGCTTCCATAAGTTCAACGAACGCGAGAGAGAGCCCATTATCTTAAAGAGGCTCCATGAAGGGGAAGCAATTGCAGTGATTAGTGACGCTGGTACTCCAGGCATCAGTGACCCTGGCATGGAGCTG CAATTGCCGCTCTTTCTGCATCGGGTTTGCCAACAGAGGAATTCACATTTG CATGGTCGATCAAGAAAAGCCAGGCTTGAGGTATCTGCTCGTGAGGCTGTGACACAAATATTCTATGTTCCTCCTCATGGAATTCATCAGTTTCTTCTTGATGCTGCTTCATCTTTTGGCAATTCAAG GTCATGTGTTATTGCAAGGGAGATTACCAAATTGCATGAAGAG TTTTGGCGAGGAACCCTAGGCGAAGCAAATGAAGCCTTTGCAACTCGACAGCCAAAGGGAGAAATCACCATCCTCATAGATGGGAGCTCAatttcaattgatgaaacaccttcTGATGATTTTCTTGAGCATGAACTCAGAGAATTGATGGCAAAAGGGCATGCTCTTTCAACG GCGGTGAAATTGGTGGCCGAAGCTACATCAGCAAAGAAGAAAGATGTTTATGCACTAGCACTGAAGGTGTTTGGAAAATGA
- the LOC119331415 gene encoding ribosomal RNA small subunit methyltransferase I-like isoform X2 — MAALLRLQALFSLTLATPRRLPSHLRCAAAVASPLPRCLPASASNGSPEQRASETDLESGLYLVATPIGNLEDITLRALRVLKCAHVILSEDTRHSGKLLQHYNIKTPLLSFHKFNEREREPIILKRLHEGEAIAVISDAGTPGISDPGMELARLCATEKIPVIPIPGPSAAIAALSASGLPTEEFTFARLEVSAREAVTQIFYVPPHGIHQFLLDAASSFGNSRSCVIAREITKLHEEFWRGTLGEANEAFATRQPKGEITILIDGSSISIDETPSDDFLEHELRELMAKGHALSTAVKLVAEATSAKKKDVYALALKVFGK; from the exons aTGGCGGCTCTGCTCCGCCTCCAGGCCCTCTTCTCCCTTACGCTGGCTACTCCCCGCCGTCTCCCATCCCATCTCCGCTGTGCCGCAGCAGTTGCGTCTCCGCTCCCTCGCTGCCTCCCTGCCTCCGCCTCGAACGGCTCGCCGGAGCAGCGGGCCTCGGAAACG GATTTAGAGTCGGGGTTGTATCTAGTGGCGACACCCATTGGGAACCTCGAGGATATCACCTTGAG ggcattacGTGTTCTGAAATGTGCTCATGTGATACTCTCTGAAGACACAAGGCATTCTGGAAAGTTACTTCAGCATTACAACATCAAAACACCTCTT CTCAGCTTCCATAAGTTCAACGAACGCGAGAGAGAGCCCATTATCTTAAAGAGGCTCCATGAAGGGGAAGCAATTGCAGTGATTAGTGACGCTGGTACTCCAGGCATCAGTGACCCTGGCATGGAGCTG GCTAGACTATGCGCGACTGAAAAAATCCCTGTTATTCCCATTCCTGGGCCTTCTGCAGCAATTGCCGCTCTTTCTGCATCGGGTTTGCCAACAGAGGAATTCACATTTG CCAGGCTTGAGGTATCTGCTCGTGAGGCTGTGACACAAATATTCTATGTTCCTCCTCATGGAATTCATCAGTTTCTTCTTGATGCTGCTTCATCTTTTGGCAATTCAAG GTCATGTGTTATTGCAAGGGAGATTACCAAATTGCATGAAGAG TTTTGGCGAGGAACCCTAGGCGAAGCAAATGAAGCCTTTGCAACTCGACAGCCAAAGGGAGAAATCACCATCCTCATAGATGGGAGCTCAatttcaattgatgaaacaccttcTGATGATTTTCTTGAGCATGAACTCAGAGAATTGATGGCAAAAGGGCATGCTCTTTCAACG GCGGTGAAATTGGTGGCCGAAGCTACATCAGCAAAGAAGAAAGATGTTTATGCACTAGCACTGAAGGTGTTTGGAAAATGA
- the LOC119331415 gene encoding ribosomal RNA small subunit methyltransferase I-like isoform X1, with product MAALLRLQALFSLTLATPRRLPSHLRCAAAVASPLPRCLPASASNGSPEQRASETDLESGLYLVATPIGNLEDITLRALRVLKCAHVILSEDTRHSGKLLQHYNIKTPLLSFHKFNEREREPIILKRLHEGEAIAVISDAGTPGISDPGMELARLCATEKIPVIPIPGPSAAIAALSASGLPTEEFTFVGFLPKHGRSRKARLEVSAREAVTQIFYVPPHGIHQFLLDAASSFGNSRSCVIAREITKLHEEFWRGTLGEANEAFATRQPKGEITILIDGSSISIDETPSDDFLEHELRELMAKGHALSTAVKLVAEATSAKKKDVYALALKVFGK from the exons aTGGCGGCTCTGCTCCGCCTCCAGGCCCTCTTCTCCCTTACGCTGGCTACTCCCCGCCGTCTCCCATCCCATCTCCGCTGTGCCGCAGCAGTTGCGTCTCCGCTCCCTCGCTGCCTCCCTGCCTCCGCCTCGAACGGCTCGCCGGAGCAGCGGGCCTCGGAAACG GATTTAGAGTCGGGGTTGTATCTAGTGGCGACACCCATTGGGAACCTCGAGGATATCACCTTGAG ggcattacGTGTTCTGAAATGTGCTCATGTGATACTCTCTGAAGACACAAGGCATTCTGGAAAGTTACTTCAGCATTACAACATCAAAACACCTCTT CTCAGCTTCCATAAGTTCAACGAACGCGAGAGAGAGCCCATTATCTTAAAGAGGCTCCATGAAGGGGAAGCAATTGCAGTGATTAGTGACGCTGGTACTCCAGGCATCAGTGACCCTGGCATGGAGCTG GCTAGACTATGCGCGACTGAAAAAATCCCTGTTATTCCCATTCCTGGGCCTTCTGCAGCAATTGCCGCTCTTTCTGCATCGGGTTTGCCAACAGAGGAATTCACATTTG TGGGTTTCTTACCAAAGCATGGTCGATCAAGAAAAGCCAGGCTTGAGGTATCTGCTCGTGAGGCTGTGACACAAATATTCTATGTTCCTCCTCATGGAATTCATCAGTTTCTTCTTGATGCTGCTTCATCTTTTGGCAATTCAAG GTCATGTGTTATTGCAAGGGAGATTACCAAATTGCATGAAGAG TTTTGGCGAGGAACCCTAGGCGAAGCAAATGAAGCCTTTGCAACTCGACAGCCAAAGGGAGAAATCACCATCCTCATAGATGGGAGCTCAatttcaattgatgaaacaccttcTGATGATTTTCTTGAGCATGAACTCAGAGAATTGATGGCAAAAGGGCATGCTCTTTCAACG GCGGTGAAATTGGTGGCCGAAGCTACATCAGCAAAGAAGAAAGATGTTTATGCACTAGCACTGAAGGTGTTTGGAAAATGA